One segment of Fusarium oxysporum f. sp. lycopersici 4287 chromosome 15, whole genome shotgun sequence DNA contains the following:
- a CDS encoding hypothetical protein (At least one base has a quality score < 10), with amino-acid sequence MATLHPTKTTTPVPERTEEDNQRLFQLYKGWTLTERDGQHADKGERRWVCCLCIKQKRPRPKSYAIKGLQNAEGHLYTDHNGIMDPTGKRQKPTKASEKAHQSIATILQLNPKEPKEQDLINTLIKRFDKTAFQQKLVNWIVNSNQSFSIVNDQDLRDIFNYLNPSVEITKANITDVTVRAIAEREFTNNMERVKDALRKSPGQIHIQYDGWKSGNRHALYGITCVFRDSNNRPQKCVLGLPELTERHTGENIAGQIIEIIREYEISDKLGYFTLDNAGNNKTSMGELGLEFGFDWEKRWVRCVGHVVNIVVKQMLYGKNPDAFEKEVFEGLHTAAKEHEVWRRRGSVGKWHNFAVEVSRSDTWTDMLKKVQAVESQLSDDAQLKKHRPVGVVVDNATRWLSQFSMIERALVLRPFYNSFVQRASNEWEKVNLTRAGHIKKGSKLPFFLKEENRMTPGDWHVLGTLYDILLDFQLVVRGLEGDGQGKHQRKVEENEIDPPLSADLYRNKLGSYSRVRISSRNPRIREKSSRQVSGQPSPRCQHQPGLAQIERMTYEHLNDSPLIYGAAVLHPAYRWALFDDLWGDDDERQLWITKAKEMVQDLWEREYRDLEVDDPEIELPANKRLKTSRNKFTAWRTKKRGLTTGGISVTEPPIRSPAQSPRSSVGGLDLDEYEQWQRDIEDADASVTDPYEYWHIRRLKYPRLSRMALDLLTVPPMSAECERLFSTTGRMITKSRNRLDASTIGLCQTLRSWGRAGFDRVAR; translated from the exons ATGGCCACCCTTCATCCTACCAAGACAACCACACCCGTTCCAGAACGTACAGAAGAAGACAATCAACGACTCTTTCAGCTCTACAAAGGCTGGACCTTGACGGAGAGAGACGGCCAA CATGCCGATAAGGGGGAACGCCGATGGGTGTGTTGCCTTTGCATCAAGCAAAAGCGGCCGAGGCCAAAGAGTTATGCCATCAAAGGGTTGCAGAACGCTGAGGGTCACCTGTACACGGACCACAATGGCATCATGGATCCGACAGGCAAGAGGCAAAAGCCTACAAAGGCATCCGAGAAAGCACATCAGTCCATTGCAACAATCCTACAGTTGAACCCGAAGGAGCCGAAGGAACAAGATTTGATCAATACCTTGATCAAACGTTTCGACAAAACTGCATTCCAGCAGAAACTTGTCAACTGGATTGTCAATTCTAACCAATCCTTCTCGATCGTCAACGatcaagatcttcgagaCATCTTCAACTACCTCAATCCATCTGTTGAGATCACAAAAGCTAACATTACTGACGTGACCGTGCGTGCCATCGCAGAACGAGAATTTACCAACAACATGGAAAGAGTGAAGGATGCTTTGCGAAAGAGTCCGGGACAGATCCATATCCAGTACGATGGCTGGAAGTCTGGTAACCGACACGCCTTATACGGAATCACATGTGTGTTTCGGGATTCAAACAATCGGCCACAGAAGTGTGTCCTCGGACTGCCTGAGCTTACAGAGCGGCACACAGGCGAGAATATCGCCGGGCAGATTATCGAGATCATTCGGGAGTACGAGATCAGCGATAAACTCGGATATTTCACATTGGATAATGCCGGTAACAATAAAACCTCGATGGGGGAGCTTGGATTAGAATTTGGCTTCGACTGGGAGAAGCGATGGGTTCGCTGCGTTGGCCACGTTGTCAATATAGTAGTGAAACAGATGCTGTATGGCAAGAACCCGGATGCTTTCGAGAAAGAGGTCTTCGAAGGACTTCACACGGCAGCGAAGGAGCATGAAGTCTGGAGGAGGCGAGGCTCTGTTGGAAAATGGCATAACTTTGCTGTT GAGGTGAGCAGATCGGACACGTGGACCGATATGCTCAAGAAGGTACAGGCTGTCGAGAGCCAACTCTCTGATGACGCTCAGCTCAAGAAACACCGTCCAGTTGGAGTTGTGGTCGACAATGCTACCCGGTGGCTTTCCCAATTCTCGATGATTGAACGCGCTCTCGTCTTGAGGCCATTTTATAATTCTTTTGTCCAGAGAGCGTCAAACGAGTGGGAGAAGGTCAACTTGACGAGAGCTGGCCACATCAAAAAGGGCTCCAAGCTGCCCTTCTTCCTGAAGGAAGAGAATCGCATGACACCTGGTGATTGGCATGTGCTCGGGACTCTTTACGACATTTTGCTTGACTTCCAGCTGGTTGTGAGAGGTCTTGAGGGCGATGGACAGGGAAAACACCAGAGAAAGGTTGAGGAAAACGAGATCGACCCTCCACTGTCTG CTGACTTGTACAGGAACAAGCTGGGATCTTATTCACGCGTACGAATTTCTTCTCGAAACCCTCGAATCCGCGAAAAGAGCAGTCGCCAAGTTTCCGGACAGCCATCACCTCGctgtcaacatcaacctGGGTTGGCTCAAATTGAACGAATGACGTACGAGCACCTGAATGATAGCCCCCTGATCTATGGCGCTGCAGTTCTTCATCCTGCCTACCGGTGGGCACTGTTTGACGATTTGTGGGGAGACGACGACGAAAGACAATTGTGGATTACCAAGGCGAAGGAGATGGTCCAGGATCTCTGGGAGAGAGAGTATAGGGACCTGGAGGTTGATGACCCAGAGATTGAGTTGCCTGCCAATAAGCGGCTGAAGACCTCAAGAAACAAGTTCACAGCGTGGCGCACAAAGAAGCGAGGACTGACGACTGGAGGGATTTCTGTTACCGAGCCGCCAATTCGATCCCCAGCTCAATCCCCTAGGTCCTCAGTTGGCGGTCTGGATCTTGATGAATACGAGCAGTGGCAGCGTGATATCGAGGATGCTGATGCTTCTGTCACAGATCCCTACGAATACTGGCACATAAGGCGACTCAAATACCCCCGGTTGTCTAGGATGGCCTTGGATCTGCTTACTGTGCCACCAATGTCAGCCGAGTGTGAGAGGCTATTCTCGACCACTGGCCGCATGATTACCAAGAGCCGCAATAGGCTAGATGCCAGTACAATTGGGCTTTGCCAGACACTACGGAGTTGGGGGCGCGCCGGTTTTGATCGGGTCGCTAGATAG